The following coding sequences are from one Apus apus isolate bApuApu2 chromosome 10, bApuApu2.pri.cur, whole genome shotgun sequence window:
- the MAN2C1 gene encoding alpha-mannosidase 2C1 isoform X6, protein MIAPPDPDRRFTLSKAELVIFNRDVYELLVDLEILLDMAQLLGEENQRSFQALYTANQMVNVCDVTDPSTFPAARDLAAVIFSQRNGQSQHTIHAMGHCHIDSAWLWPYEETIRKCARSWVTVVHLMESNPQLTFTCSQAQQFQWVQSWYPGLYARIQDLVAKGQFIPVGGTWVEMDGNLPSGESMVRQFLQGQRFFQQQFGQICSEFWLPDTFGYSAQLPQLMRGCGIRRFLTQKLSWNLVNSFPHHTFFWEGIDGSRVLTHFPPGDSYGMQGRVEEMLKTVKNNKDKGRVNHSAFLFGFGDGGGGPTQKMLDRMKRMKDTDGLPRVQFSTPDQLFSVLEKESSQLCTWVGELFLELHNGTYTTQAQIKKGNRECERILHDVEVLSTLAVARGGAFQYPASQLQHLWRLLLLNQFHDVLPGSCIQQVVEDALKYYAEIRRAGAQLQEEAVQSLCQDLLQPGAGSTQSTLVLNTLPWERTEVISRPGPAGTETLALVTVPSMGYVIVREPLLPPQPVAVRKQEDGSITMENGVIAACLDAMGRLTSLRLLGSQRESVPDGCCANQFALFDDVPLYWDAWDVMDYHLETRKPVTGLLKPLEITLAGGLRGSASFSLQVGESSILTQEIILDATCPFLRFLTQVEWKEAHKFLKVEFPVQVRSPNATYEIQFGHLQRPTHWNTSWDWARFEVWAHKWLDLSEHGFGVALLNDCKYGASAHGNLLSLSLLRAPKSPDATADIGHHQFTYAVMPHQGSFQDAGVIQRAYSLNFPLHTVPASAAQGPAWSAFSVSSAAVVLETVKQAEDNPAAVVARLYEAHGSTAVAWLQTSLPVKEAMLCDLLERPVAGGRLRLEPRGVPLSFTPFQLLSVLLVLRM, encoded by the exons ATGATTGCTCCTCCAGACCCTGACAGGAGATTCACCCTGAGCAAGGCTGAGCTGGTCATCTTCAACAGGGATGTCTACGAGCTGCTGGTAGATCTGGAAATACTGCTGGACATGGCCCAG CTCCTCGGGGAGGAGAACCAGAGGAGTTTCCAGGCACTGTACACTGCCAACCAGATGGTCAACGTGTGTGATGTGACAGACCCTtccaccttccctgctgcccgTGACCTGGCTGCAGTGATCTTCAGCCAGAGGAACGGCCAGAGCCAGCACACCATCCATGCCATGGGGCACTGCCACATTGACTCTG cctggctgtggcCCTACGAGGAGACCATCCGGAAGTGCGCCCGGAGCTGGGTCACCGTGGTCCACCTGATGGAGAGCAACCCCCAGCTCACCTTCACCTGCTCCCAG GCACAGCAGTTCCAGTGGGTACAGAGCTGGTACCCGGGGCTCTACGCACGGATTCAGGACTTGGTGGCCAAGGGACAGTTCATTCCTGTCGGAGGAACCTGGGTGGAAATG GACGGGAACCTGCCCAGCGGGGAGTCCATGGTGCGGCAGTTCCTGCAGGGACAGCGGttcttccagcagcagtttgGCCAGATCTGCTCAGAG TTCTGGCTCCCAGACACGTTTGGATActcagcccagctgccccagctgatGCGTGGCTGTGGGATCAGGAGGTTCCTCACGCAGAAGCTCAGCTGGAACCTGGTGAACTCCTTCCCG CATCACACCTTTTTCTGGGAAGGCATTGATGGTTCCCGGGTCCTGACCCATTTCCCCCCTGGTGACTCCTATGGGATGCAGGGGCGAGTGGAGGAG ATGCTGAAAACGGTGAAGAACAACAAGGACAAAGGACGTGTGAACCACAGTGCCTTCCTCTTTGGCTTtggagatggaggaggaggcCCCACGCAGAAGATGCTGGACAGGATGAAAAGAATGAAGGACACAGATGGGCTGCCAAG GGTTCAGTTCTCCACTCCTGACCAACTCTTCTCTGTCCTGGAGAAGGAGTCCTCGCAGCTCTGCACCTGGGTGGGAGAGCTCTTCCTGGAGCTGCACAACGGCACCTACACCACCCAGGCCCAG ATAAAGAAGGGGAATCGGGAGTGTGAGCGAATACTCCACGACGTGGAAGTGCTGAGCACCTTGGCTGTGGCACGGGGGGGAGCATTCCAGTATCctgccagccagctgcagcacctctggaG GTTATTGCTGCTCAACCAGTTCCATGAtgttctgccaggcagctgtaTCCAGCAGGTGGTTGAGGATGCCCTGAAATACTACGCGG AGATCCgcagggctggggctcagctgcaggaggaggctgtgcaATCCCTGTGCCAGGACCTGCTGCAGCCCGGGGCAGGGAGCACCCAGAGCACCCTCGTGTTGAACACTTTGCCCTGGGAACGGACCGAGGTGATCTCCAGGCCTGGGCCAGCTGGAACAGAGACTTTAG CTCTGGTGACAGTCCCCAGCATGGGCTACGTGATAGTGAGGGAGCCACTGCTGCCCCCTCAGCCTGTGGCAGTGAGGAAGCAG GAGGATGGCTCCATCACCATGGAGAATGGGGTGATTGCAGCCTGCCTGGATGCCATGGGGCGCCTGACCTCCCTCCGGCTGCTGGGCTCCCAGAG AGAGTCGGTCCCAGATGGCTGCTGTGCCAACCAGTTTGCGCTCTTTGATGACGTTCCCCTGTACTGGGACGCTTGGGACGTGATGGATTATCACTTGGAAACCAG GAAGCCAGTGACAGGGTTGCTGAAGCCCCTGGAGATCACCCTGGCTGGGGGCCTGCGGGGCAGTGCCAGCTTCTCCCTGCAGGTTGGGGAAAGCAGCATCTTAACCCAGGAGATCATCCTGGATGCCACGTGCCCGTTCCTGCGCTTCCTGACCCAG GTTGAGTGGAAGGAGGCTCACAAGTTCCTGAAGGTGGAGTTCCCCGTGCAGGTCCGGAGCCCAAATGCCACCTACGAGATCCAGTTTGGGCACCTCCAGCGACCGACGCACTGGAACACGTCCTGGGACTGGGCCCGCTTCGAG GTGTGGGCTCACAAGTGGCTGGATCTCTCCGAGCACGGCTTCGGGGTGGCACTGCTGAACGACTGCAAGTACGGGGCGTCAGCCCACGGGAACCTGCTCAGCCTCTCGCT GCTGAGAGCACCCAAGTCCCCTGATGCCACAGCAGACATTGGACATCACCAGTTCACCTACGCCGTGATGCCTCACCAGG GTTCCTTCCAGGATGCTGGGGTGATCCAACGTGCCTACAGCTTGAATTTCCCCCTCCACACGGTCCCAGCCAGCGCTGCCCAGGGCCCGGCCTGGAGTGCCTTTTCTGTCAGCTCAGCTGCAGTTGTGCTGGAGACTGTCAAGCAG GCTGAGGACAACCCCGCAGCCGTGGTGGCCCGGCTGTACGAGGCACACGGCAGCACGGCTGTGGCCTGGCTCCAGACTTCCCTCCCTGTGAAGGAGGCCATGCT CTGTGACCTCCTGGAGCGGCCGGTGGCAGGAGGGCGCCTGCGGCTGGAGCCGCGGGGGGTGCCCTTGTCCTTCACACccttccagctgctctctgtcctCTTGGTCTTGAGGATGTGA
- the MAN2C1 gene encoding alpha-mannosidase 2C1 isoform X5 — protein sequence MSLLKHRRTALERVEKFLSETYFTDCNLRGRLFGARCPPAALSCFQTPRRIPYPEAVGQEFRPARVGDAFGPTWQTCWFKVELSIPPAWAGQEVHFVWESDGEGLVWRDAQPVQGLTKEGEKTSYILTRSLKETEPHSLTLYVELACNGLFGAGKGSMIAPPDPDRRFTLSKAELVIFNRDVYELLVDLEILLDMAQLLGEENQRSFQALYTANQMVNVCDVTDPSTFPAARDLAAVIFSQRNGQSQHTIHAMGHCHIDSAWLWPYEETIRKCARSWVTVVHLMESNPQLTFTCSQFWLPDTFGYSAQLPQLMRGCGIRRFLTQKLSWNLVNSFPHHTFFWEGIDGSRVLTHFPPGDSYGMQGRVEEMLKTVKNNKDKGRVNHSAFLFGFGDGGGGPTQKMLDRMKRMKDTDGLPRVQFSTPDQLFSVLEKESSQLCTWVGELFLELHNGTYTTQAQIKKGNRECERILHDVEVLSTLAVARGGAFQYPASQLQHLWRLLLLNQFHDVLPGSCIQQVVEDALKYYAEIRRAGAQLQEEAVQSLCQDLLQPGAGSTQSTLVLNTLPWERTEVISRPGPAGTETLALVTVPSMGYVIVREPLLPPQPVAVRKQEDGSITMENGVIAACLDAMGRLTSLRLLGSQRESVPDGCCANQFALFDDVPLYWDAWDVMDYHLETRKPVTGLLKPLEITLAGGLRGSASFSLQVGESSILTQEIILDATCPFLRFLTQVEWKEAHKFLKVEFPVQVRSPNATYEIQFGHLQRPTHWNTSWDWARFEVWAHKWLDLSEHGFGVALLNDCKYGASAHGNLLSLSLLRAPKSPDATADIGHHQFTYAVMPHQGSFQDAGVIQRAYSLNFPLHTVPASAAQGPAWSAFSVSSAAVVLETVKQAEDNPAAVVARLYEAHGSTAVAWLQTSLPVKEAMLCDLLERPVAGGRLRLEPRGVPLSFTPFQLLSVLLVLRM from the exons GTGGCAGACCTGCTGGTTCAAGGTGGAGCTGAGCATCCCCCCGGcgtgggcagggcaggaggtgcaCTTTGTCTGGGAGAGCGATGGGGAGGGCCTGGTGTGGCGAGAtgcccagcctgtccag GGTTTGACTAAGGAGGGTGAGAAGACCAGCTACATCCTGACAAGGAGCCTGAAAGAGACAGAGCCTCACAG cctaACACTGTACGTGGAGCTGGCCTGCAATGGTCTCTTTGGAGCTGGCAAGGGCAGCATGATTGCTCCTCCAGACCCTGACAGGAGATTCACCCTGAGCAAGGCTGAGCTGGTCATCTTCAACAGGGATGTCTACGAGCTGCTGGTAGATCTGGAAATACTGCTGGACATGGCCCAG CTCCTCGGGGAGGAGAACCAGAGGAGTTTCCAGGCACTGTACACTGCCAACCAGATGGTCAACGTGTGTGATGTGACAGACCCTtccaccttccctgctgcccgTGACCTGGCTGCAGTGATCTTCAGCCAGAGGAACGGCCAGAGCCAGCACACCATCCATGCCATGGGGCACTGCCACATTGACTCTG cctggctgtggcCCTACGAGGAGACCATCCGGAAGTGCGCCCGGAGCTGGGTCACCGTGGTCCACCTGATGGAGAGCAACCCCCAGCTCACCTTCACCTGCTCCCAG TTCTGGCTCCCAGACACGTTTGGATActcagcccagctgccccagctgatGCGTGGCTGTGGGATCAGGAGGTTCCTCACGCAGAAGCTCAGCTGGAACCTGGTGAACTCCTTCCCG CATCACACCTTTTTCTGGGAAGGCATTGATGGTTCCCGGGTCCTGACCCATTTCCCCCCTGGTGACTCCTATGGGATGCAGGGGCGAGTGGAGGAG ATGCTGAAAACGGTGAAGAACAACAAGGACAAAGGACGTGTGAACCACAGTGCCTTCCTCTTTGGCTTtggagatggaggaggaggcCCCACGCAGAAGATGCTGGACAGGATGAAAAGAATGAAGGACACAGATGGGCTGCCAAG GGTTCAGTTCTCCACTCCTGACCAACTCTTCTCTGTCCTGGAGAAGGAGTCCTCGCAGCTCTGCACCTGGGTGGGAGAGCTCTTCCTGGAGCTGCACAACGGCACCTACACCACCCAGGCCCAG ATAAAGAAGGGGAATCGGGAGTGTGAGCGAATACTCCACGACGTGGAAGTGCTGAGCACCTTGGCTGTGGCACGGGGGGGAGCATTCCAGTATCctgccagccagctgcagcacctctggaG GTTATTGCTGCTCAACCAGTTCCATGAtgttctgccaggcagctgtaTCCAGCAGGTGGTTGAGGATGCCCTGAAATACTACGCGG AGATCCgcagggctggggctcagctgcaggaggaggctgtgcaATCCCTGTGCCAGGACCTGCTGCAGCCCGGGGCAGGGAGCACCCAGAGCACCCTCGTGTTGAACACTTTGCCCTGGGAACGGACCGAGGTGATCTCCAGGCCTGGGCCAGCTGGAACAGAGACTTTAG CTCTGGTGACAGTCCCCAGCATGGGCTACGTGATAGTGAGGGAGCCACTGCTGCCCCCTCAGCCTGTGGCAGTGAGGAAGCAG GAGGATGGCTCCATCACCATGGAGAATGGGGTGATTGCAGCCTGCCTGGATGCCATGGGGCGCCTGACCTCCCTCCGGCTGCTGGGCTCCCAGAG AGAGTCGGTCCCAGATGGCTGCTGTGCCAACCAGTTTGCGCTCTTTGATGACGTTCCCCTGTACTGGGACGCTTGGGACGTGATGGATTATCACTTGGAAACCAG GAAGCCAGTGACAGGGTTGCTGAAGCCCCTGGAGATCACCCTGGCTGGGGGCCTGCGGGGCAGTGCCAGCTTCTCCCTGCAGGTTGGGGAAAGCAGCATCTTAACCCAGGAGATCATCCTGGATGCCACGTGCCCGTTCCTGCGCTTCCTGACCCAG GTTGAGTGGAAGGAGGCTCACAAGTTCCTGAAGGTGGAGTTCCCCGTGCAGGTCCGGAGCCCAAATGCCACCTACGAGATCCAGTTTGGGCACCTCCAGCGACCGACGCACTGGAACACGTCCTGGGACTGGGCCCGCTTCGAG GTGTGGGCTCACAAGTGGCTGGATCTCTCCGAGCACGGCTTCGGGGTGGCACTGCTGAACGACTGCAAGTACGGGGCGTCAGCCCACGGGAACCTGCTCAGCCTCTCGCT GCTGAGAGCACCCAAGTCCCCTGATGCCACAGCAGACATTGGACATCACCAGTTCACCTACGCCGTGATGCCTCACCAGG GTTCCTTCCAGGATGCTGGGGTGATCCAACGTGCCTACAGCTTGAATTTCCCCCTCCACACGGTCCCAGCCAGCGCTGCCCAGGGCCCGGCCTGGAGTGCCTTTTCTGTCAGCTCAGCTGCAGTTGTGCTGGAGACTGTCAAGCAG GCTGAGGACAACCCCGCAGCCGTGGTGGCCCGGCTGTACGAGGCACACGGCAGCACGGCTGTGGCCTGGCTCCAGACTTCCCTCCCTGTGAAGGAGGCCATGCT CTGTGACCTCCTGGAGCGGCCGGTGGCAGGAGGGCGCCTGCGGCTGGAGCCGCGGGGGGTGCCCTTGTCCTTCACACccttccagctgctctctgtcctCTTGGTCTTGAGGATGTGA
- the MAN2C1 gene encoding alpha-mannosidase 2C1 isoform X4, producing MSLLKHRRTALERVEKFLSETYFTDCNLRGRLFGARCPPAALSCFQTPRRIPYPEAVGQEFRPARVGDAFGPTWQTCWFKVELSIPPAWAGQEVHFVWESDGEGLVWRDAQPVQGLTKEGEKTSYILTRSLKETEPHSLTLYVELACNGLFGAGKGSMIAPPDPDRRFTLSKAELVIFNRDVYELLVDLEILLDMAQLLGEENQRSFQALYTANQMVNVCDVTDPSTFPAARDLAAVIFSQRNGQSQHTIHAMGHCHIDSAWLWPYEETIRKCARSWVTVVHLMESNPQLTFTCSQDGNLPSGESMVRQFLQGQRFFQQQFGQICSEFWLPDTFGYSAQLPQLMRGCGIRRFLTQKLSWNLVNSFPHHTFFWEGIDGSRVLTHFPPGDSYGMQGRVEEMLKTVKNNKDKGRVNHSAFLFGFGDGGGGPTQKMLDRMKRMKDTDGLPRVQFSTPDQLFSVLEKESSQLCTWVGELFLELHNGTYTTQAQIKKGNRECERILHDVEVLSTLAVARGGAFQYPASQLQHLWRLLLLNQFHDVLPGSCIQQVVEDALKYYAEIRRAGAQLQEEAVQSLCQDLLQPGAGSTQSTLVLNTLPWERTEVISRPGPAGTETLALVTVPSMGYVIVREPLLPPQPVAVRKQEDGSITMENGVIAACLDAMGRLTSLRLLGSQRESVPDGCCANQFALFDDVPLYWDAWDVMDYHLETRKPVTGLLKPLEITLAGGLRGSASFSLQVGESSILTQEIILDATCPFLRFLTQVEWKEAHKFLKVEFPVQVRSPNATYEIQFGHLQRPTHWNTSWDWARFEVWAHKWLDLSEHGFGVALLNDCKYGASAHGNLLSLSLLRAPKSPDATADIGHHQFTYAVMPHQGSFQDAGVIQRAYSLNFPLHTVPASAAQGPAWSAFSVSSAAVVLETVKQAEDNPAAVVARLYEAHGSTAVAWLQTSLPVKEAMLCDLLERPVAGGRLRLEPRGVPLSFTPFQLLSVLLVLRM from the exons GTGGCAGACCTGCTGGTTCAAGGTGGAGCTGAGCATCCCCCCGGcgtgggcagggcaggaggtgcaCTTTGTCTGGGAGAGCGATGGGGAGGGCCTGGTGTGGCGAGAtgcccagcctgtccag GGTTTGACTAAGGAGGGTGAGAAGACCAGCTACATCCTGACAAGGAGCCTGAAAGAGACAGAGCCTCACAG cctaACACTGTACGTGGAGCTGGCCTGCAATGGTCTCTTTGGAGCTGGCAAGGGCAGCATGATTGCTCCTCCAGACCCTGACAGGAGATTCACCCTGAGCAAGGCTGAGCTGGTCATCTTCAACAGGGATGTCTACGAGCTGCTGGTAGATCTGGAAATACTGCTGGACATGGCCCAG CTCCTCGGGGAGGAGAACCAGAGGAGTTTCCAGGCACTGTACACTGCCAACCAGATGGTCAACGTGTGTGATGTGACAGACCCTtccaccttccctgctgcccgTGACCTGGCTGCAGTGATCTTCAGCCAGAGGAACGGCCAGAGCCAGCACACCATCCATGCCATGGGGCACTGCCACATTGACTCTG cctggctgtggcCCTACGAGGAGACCATCCGGAAGTGCGCCCGGAGCTGGGTCACCGTGGTCCACCTGATGGAGAGCAACCCCCAGCTCACCTTCACCTGCTCCCAG GACGGGAACCTGCCCAGCGGGGAGTCCATGGTGCGGCAGTTCCTGCAGGGACAGCGGttcttccagcagcagtttgGCCAGATCTGCTCAGAG TTCTGGCTCCCAGACACGTTTGGATActcagcccagctgccccagctgatGCGTGGCTGTGGGATCAGGAGGTTCCTCACGCAGAAGCTCAGCTGGAACCTGGTGAACTCCTTCCCG CATCACACCTTTTTCTGGGAAGGCATTGATGGTTCCCGGGTCCTGACCCATTTCCCCCCTGGTGACTCCTATGGGATGCAGGGGCGAGTGGAGGAG ATGCTGAAAACGGTGAAGAACAACAAGGACAAAGGACGTGTGAACCACAGTGCCTTCCTCTTTGGCTTtggagatggaggaggaggcCCCACGCAGAAGATGCTGGACAGGATGAAAAGAATGAAGGACACAGATGGGCTGCCAAG GGTTCAGTTCTCCACTCCTGACCAACTCTTCTCTGTCCTGGAGAAGGAGTCCTCGCAGCTCTGCACCTGGGTGGGAGAGCTCTTCCTGGAGCTGCACAACGGCACCTACACCACCCAGGCCCAG ATAAAGAAGGGGAATCGGGAGTGTGAGCGAATACTCCACGACGTGGAAGTGCTGAGCACCTTGGCTGTGGCACGGGGGGGAGCATTCCAGTATCctgccagccagctgcagcacctctggaG GTTATTGCTGCTCAACCAGTTCCATGAtgttctgccaggcagctgtaTCCAGCAGGTGGTTGAGGATGCCCTGAAATACTACGCGG AGATCCgcagggctggggctcagctgcaggaggaggctgtgcaATCCCTGTGCCAGGACCTGCTGCAGCCCGGGGCAGGGAGCACCCAGAGCACCCTCGTGTTGAACACTTTGCCCTGGGAACGGACCGAGGTGATCTCCAGGCCTGGGCCAGCTGGAACAGAGACTTTAG CTCTGGTGACAGTCCCCAGCATGGGCTACGTGATAGTGAGGGAGCCACTGCTGCCCCCTCAGCCTGTGGCAGTGAGGAAGCAG GAGGATGGCTCCATCACCATGGAGAATGGGGTGATTGCAGCCTGCCTGGATGCCATGGGGCGCCTGACCTCCCTCCGGCTGCTGGGCTCCCAGAG AGAGTCGGTCCCAGATGGCTGCTGTGCCAACCAGTTTGCGCTCTTTGATGACGTTCCCCTGTACTGGGACGCTTGGGACGTGATGGATTATCACTTGGAAACCAG GAAGCCAGTGACAGGGTTGCTGAAGCCCCTGGAGATCACCCTGGCTGGGGGCCTGCGGGGCAGTGCCAGCTTCTCCCTGCAGGTTGGGGAAAGCAGCATCTTAACCCAGGAGATCATCCTGGATGCCACGTGCCCGTTCCTGCGCTTCCTGACCCAG GTTGAGTGGAAGGAGGCTCACAAGTTCCTGAAGGTGGAGTTCCCCGTGCAGGTCCGGAGCCCAAATGCCACCTACGAGATCCAGTTTGGGCACCTCCAGCGACCGACGCACTGGAACACGTCCTGGGACTGGGCCCGCTTCGAG GTGTGGGCTCACAAGTGGCTGGATCTCTCCGAGCACGGCTTCGGGGTGGCACTGCTGAACGACTGCAAGTACGGGGCGTCAGCCCACGGGAACCTGCTCAGCCTCTCGCT GCTGAGAGCACCCAAGTCCCCTGATGCCACAGCAGACATTGGACATCACCAGTTCACCTACGCCGTGATGCCTCACCAGG GTTCCTTCCAGGATGCTGGGGTGATCCAACGTGCCTACAGCTTGAATTTCCCCCTCCACACGGTCCCAGCCAGCGCTGCCCAGGGCCCGGCCTGGAGTGCCTTTTCTGTCAGCTCAGCTGCAGTTGTGCTGGAGACTGTCAAGCAG GCTGAGGACAACCCCGCAGCCGTGGTGGCCCGGCTGTACGAGGCACACGGCAGCACGGCTGTGGCCTGGCTCCAGACTTCCCTCCCTGTGAAGGAGGCCATGCT CTGTGACCTCCTGGAGCGGCCGGTGGCAGGAGGGCGCCTGCGGCTGGAGCCGCGGGGGGTGCCCTTGTCCTTCACACccttccagctgctctctgtcctCTTGGTCTTGAGGATGTGA
- the MAN2C1 gene encoding alpha-mannosidase 2C1 isoform X2, whose translation MSLLKHRRTALERVEKFLSETYFTDCNLRGRLFGARCPPAALSCFQTPRRIPYPEAVGQEFRPARVGDAFGPTWQTCWFKVELSIPPAWAGQEVHFVWESDGEGLVWRDAQPVQGLTKEGEKTSYILTRSLKETEPHSLTLYVELACNGLFGAGKGSMIAPPDPDRRFTLSKAELVIFNRDVYELLVDLEILLDMAQLLGEENQRSFQALYTANQMVNVCDVTDPSTFPAARDLAAVIFSQRNGQSQHTIHAMGHCHIDSAWLWPYEETIRKCARSWVTVVHLMESNPQLTFTCSQAQQFQWVQSWYPGLYARIQDLVAKGQFIPVGGTWVEMFWLPDTFGYSAQLPQLMRGCGIRRFLTQKLSWNLVNSFPHHTFFWEGIDGSRVLTHFPPGDSYGMQGRVEEMLKTVKNNKDKGRVNHSAFLFGFGDGGGGPTQKMLDRMKRMKDTDGLPRVQFSTPDQLFSVLEKESSQLCTWVGELFLELHNGTYTTQAQIKKGNRECERILHDVEVLSTLAVARGGAFQYPASQLQHLWRLLLLNQFHDVLPGSCIQQVVEDALKYYAEIRRAGAQLQEEAVQSLCQDLLQPGAGSTQSTLVLNTLPWERTEVISRPGPAGTETLALVTVPSMGYVIVREPLLPPQPVAVRKQEDGSITMENGVIAACLDAMGRLTSLRLLGSQRESVPDGCCANQFALFDDVPLYWDAWDVMDYHLETRKPVTGLLKPLEITLAGGLRGSASFSLQVGESSILTQEIILDATCPFLRFLTQVEWKEAHKFLKVEFPVQVRSPNATYEIQFGHLQRPTHWNTSWDWARFEVWAHKWLDLSEHGFGVALLNDCKYGASAHGNLLSLSLLRAPKSPDATADIGHHQFTYAVMPHQGSFQDAGVIQRAYSLNFPLHTVPASAAQGPAWSAFSVSSAAVVLETVKQAEDNPAAVVARLYEAHGSTAVAWLQTSLPVKEAMLCDLLERPVAGGRLRLEPRGVPLSFTPFQLLSVLLVLRM comes from the exons GTGGCAGACCTGCTGGTTCAAGGTGGAGCTGAGCATCCCCCCGGcgtgggcagggcaggaggtgcaCTTTGTCTGGGAGAGCGATGGGGAGGGCCTGGTGTGGCGAGAtgcccagcctgtccag GGTTTGACTAAGGAGGGTGAGAAGACCAGCTACATCCTGACAAGGAGCCTGAAAGAGACAGAGCCTCACAG cctaACACTGTACGTGGAGCTGGCCTGCAATGGTCTCTTTGGAGCTGGCAAGGGCAGCATGATTGCTCCTCCAGACCCTGACAGGAGATTCACCCTGAGCAAGGCTGAGCTGGTCATCTTCAACAGGGATGTCTACGAGCTGCTGGTAGATCTGGAAATACTGCTGGACATGGCCCAG CTCCTCGGGGAGGAGAACCAGAGGAGTTTCCAGGCACTGTACACTGCCAACCAGATGGTCAACGTGTGTGATGTGACAGACCCTtccaccttccctgctgcccgTGACCTGGCTGCAGTGATCTTCAGCCAGAGGAACGGCCAGAGCCAGCACACCATCCATGCCATGGGGCACTGCCACATTGACTCTG cctggctgtggcCCTACGAGGAGACCATCCGGAAGTGCGCCCGGAGCTGGGTCACCGTGGTCCACCTGATGGAGAGCAACCCCCAGCTCACCTTCACCTGCTCCCAG GCACAGCAGTTCCAGTGGGTACAGAGCTGGTACCCGGGGCTCTACGCACGGATTCAGGACTTGGTGGCCAAGGGACAGTTCATTCCTGTCGGAGGAACCTGGGTGGAAATG TTCTGGCTCCCAGACACGTTTGGATActcagcccagctgccccagctgatGCGTGGCTGTGGGATCAGGAGGTTCCTCACGCAGAAGCTCAGCTGGAACCTGGTGAACTCCTTCCCG CATCACACCTTTTTCTGGGAAGGCATTGATGGTTCCCGGGTCCTGACCCATTTCCCCCCTGGTGACTCCTATGGGATGCAGGGGCGAGTGGAGGAG ATGCTGAAAACGGTGAAGAACAACAAGGACAAAGGACGTGTGAACCACAGTGCCTTCCTCTTTGGCTTtggagatggaggaggaggcCCCACGCAGAAGATGCTGGACAGGATGAAAAGAATGAAGGACACAGATGGGCTGCCAAG GGTTCAGTTCTCCACTCCTGACCAACTCTTCTCTGTCCTGGAGAAGGAGTCCTCGCAGCTCTGCACCTGGGTGGGAGAGCTCTTCCTGGAGCTGCACAACGGCACCTACACCACCCAGGCCCAG ATAAAGAAGGGGAATCGGGAGTGTGAGCGAATACTCCACGACGTGGAAGTGCTGAGCACCTTGGCTGTGGCACGGGGGGGAGCATTCCAGTATCctgccagccagctgcagcacctctggaG GTTATTGCTGCTCAACCAGTTCCATGAtgttctgccaggcagctgtaTCCAGCAGGTGGTTGAGGATGCCCTGAAATACTACGCGG AGATCCgcagggctggggctcagctgcaggaggaggctgtgcaATCCCTGTGCCAGGACCTGCTGCAGCCCGGGGCAGGGAGCACCCAGAGCACCCTCGTGTTGAACACTTTGCCCTGGGAACGGACCGAGGTGATCTCCAGGCCTGGGCCAGCTGGAACAGAGACTTTAG CTCTGGTGACAGTCCCCAGCATGGGCTACGTGATAGTGAGGGAGCCACTGCTGCCCCCTCAGCCTGTGGCAGTGAGGAAGCAG GAGGATGGCTCCATCACCATGGAGAATGGGGTGATTGCAGCCTGCCTGGATGCCATGGGGCGCCTGACCTCCCTCCGGCTGCTGGGCTCCCAGAG AGAGTCGGTCCCAGATGGCTGCTGTGCCAACCAGTTTGCGCTCTTTGATGACGTTCCCCTGTACTGGGACGCTTGGGACGTGATGGATTATCACTTGGAAACCAG GAAGCCAGTGACAGGGTTGCTGAAGCCCCTGGAGATCACCCTGGCTGGGGGCCTGCGGGGCAGTGCCAGCTTCTCCCTGCAGGTTGGGGAAAGCAGCATCTTAACCCAGGAGATCATCCTGGATGCCACGTGCCCGTTCCTGCGCTTCCTGACCCAG GTTGAGTGGAAGGAGGCTCACAAGTTCCTGAAGGTGGAGTTCCCCGTGCAGGTCCGGAGCCCAAATGCCACCTACGAGATCCAGTTTGGGCACCTCCAGCGACCGACGCACTGGAACACGTCCTGGGACTGGGCCCGCTTCGAG GTGTGGGCTCACAAGTGGCTGGATCTCTCCGAGCACGGCTTCGGGGTGGCACTGCTGAACGACTGCAAGTACGGGGCGTCAGCCCACGGGAACCTGCTCAGCCTCTCGCT GCTGAGAGCACCCAAGTCCCCTGATGCCACAGCAGACATTGGACATCACCAGTTCACCTACGCCGTGATGCCTCACCAGG GTTCCTTCCAGGATGCTGGGGTGATCCAACGTGCCTACAGCTTGAATTTCCCCCTCCACACGGTCCCAGCCAGCGCTGCCCAGGGCCCGGCCTGGAGTGCCTTTTCTGTCAGCTCAGCTGCAGTTGTGCTGGAGACTGTCAAGCAG GCTGAGGACAACCCCGCAGCCGTGGTGGCCCGGCTGTACGAGGCACACGGCAGCACGGCTGTGGCCTGGCTCCAGACTTCCCTCCCTGTGAAGGAGGCCATGCT CTGTGACCTCCTGGAGCGGCCGGTGGCAGGAGGGCGCCTGCGGCTGGAGCCGCGGGGGGTGCCCTTGTCCTTCACACccttccagctgctctctgtcctCTTGGTCTTGAGGATGTGA